One segment of Cyprinus carpio isolate SPL01 chromosome A17, ASM1834038v1, whole genome shotgun sequence DNA contains the following:
- the LOC109106858 gene encoding proteasome subunit alpha type-3, giving the protein MSSIGTGYDLSASTFSPDGRVFQVEYAMKAVENSSTAIGIRCKDGVVFGVEKLILSKLYEQGSNKRIFNIDRHVGMAVAGLLADARSLSEVSREEASNFRSNYGHDIPLKHLADRVAMYVHAYTLYSAVRPFGCSFILGSYDEDDGPQLYMVDPSGISYGYWGCAIGKAKQAAKTEIEKLQMKEMTCRELVKEVAKIIYIVHDEVKDKAFELELSWVGEVTKGRHELVPKDIKEEAEKYAKESLEEEDDSDEDNM; this is encoded by the exons ATGAGCTCTATTGGGACCGGG TATGATTTATCCGCCTCCACCTTCTCACCTGATGGAAGGGTATTTCAGGTCGAATATGCCATGAAGGCTGTTGAAAATAGCAG CACAGCAATTGGCATCCGCTGCAAAGATGGAGTCGTGTTTGGTGTAGAGAAGCTGATTCTGTCCAAGCTGTATGAGCAGGGCTCCAATAAACGCATCTTCAATATCGATCGGCACGTCGGAATG GCTGTGGCTGGTCTTCTAGCAGATGCACGATCTCTCTCAGAAGTCTCCAGAGAAGAGGCTTCAAACTTCCGCTCCAACTATGGCCATGACATCCCACTGAAG CATCTTGCAGACAGAGTGGCCATGTATGTCCATGCTTACACATTATACAGCGCTGTGAGGCCTTTTGGATGCAG TTTCATCCTGGGATCttatgatgaagatgatggtCCACAGCTCTACATGGTTGACCCTTCTGGGATTTCATAC GGTTACTGGGGTTGTGCTATTGGAAAAGCCAAGCAAGCTGCCAAGACAGAAATTGAGAAACTACAG ATGAAAGAAATGACCTGCAGAGAACTGGTGAAGGAAGTGGCAaaaat TATCTATATTGTTCATGATGAGGTGAAAGACAAAGCCTTTGAGCTGGAGCTTAGCTGGGTTGGAGAAG TCACAAAAGGAAGGCATGAGCTCGTCCCCAAAGACATCAAAGAGGAGGCAGAGAAATACGCTAAA GAATCCCTGGAGGAGGAGGATGACTCTGATGAGGACAACATGTAA
- the LOC109106857 gene encoding ADP-dependent glucokinase-like: MAIELRSGFKYGSFLSLAVVLVAYWFRSPDSSVLNERLDAVLSSLLRAERKVGMSGVSRPRVAIGFGGCVDIIVDGVTLLNKMGLKPTDQPLHHDYIENTEQLAQSFAYFFSPGAASERFVINDTLFSELVEASRELPGNRWSIGGNAPVMASRMAQEGCDVLLGGSFSTDFTDILSQRITVAGNTVDEPDIHLILEYPTGATWGTYTSRRANRYIIHSDDHNPYLDSMEQFQEKLNSFKPDLLVVGGLQMMDNFPFKQGEREALLGKLAKMLSSASPQTAIHFEMASFVDESLMSDLLEFVLPHTDSLGMNEQELPNLLSLFRGSNLTVLSDPNPRVATVLDQMRELYRLVNQHHREAGTGRPLTRLHVHTLAFQAIIVKRGSKWKNTMSATAKASLTANRHVCGSPDIDLSKARLILDESFSVSRQEGSQRIPLQESRPVSCWDEDGYEVCVAPVLVCTEVYQTAGGGDNISAAGLVLQI, from the exons ATGGCCATTGAGCTGCGCTCTGGTTTTAAATATGGCTCGTTTTTGTCACTTGCGGTGGTGTTGGTGGCGTATTGGTTCCGCTCACCGGACAGTTCGGTTCTGAACGAGAGGCTGGACGCGGTTCTGTCGTCACTGCTGCGCGCAGAGCGGAAAGTAGGCATGAGCGGCGTGTCCAGACCGCGAGTGGCCATAG GTTTTGGCGGCTGTGTGGACATCATAGTCGATGGAGTGACTCTGCTGAACAAAATGGGTTTGAAGCCGACAGACCAGCCCCTCCACCACGACTACATAGAGAACACGGAGCAGCTGGCACAGAGTTTCGCTTACTTTTTCTCTCCTGGAGCTGCTTCAGA GAGGTTTGTGATAAATGACACGCTGTTCAGTGAGCTGGTAGAGGCTTCTCGAGAGTTACCAGGAAACAGGTGGTCAATAGGAGGAAATGCACCTGTCATGGCCAGCAGGATGGCGCAGGAAGGATGTGATGTGCTTTTAGGGGGCAGTTTCAGCACCGATTTCACTGATATCCTCTCACAGCGTATCACAG TGGCTGGAAACACAGTGGATGAGCCAGACATCCACCTGATCCTGGAGTATCCCACAGGTGCCACATGGGGCACGTACACCTCCCGAAGAGCCAACAG GTATATTATTCATAGCGATGATCATAATCCATATCTGGACTCCATGGAGCAATTTCAGGAGAAGCTGAACAGCTTCAAACCAGATCTGCTGGTTGTAGGAGGGCTACAGATGATGGACAACTTCCCTTTCAAACAGG GAGAGCGTGAGGCTCTGCTGGGAAAGCTTGCGAAGATGTTGTCCTCTGCGTCCCCGCAGACTGCTATCCATTTCGAGATGGCCAGCTTCGTAGACGAGAGTCTGATGTCAGATCTCCTAGAGTTTGTTCTTCCTCACACGGACTCATTGGGCATGAACGAGCAAGAGCTGCCCAATCTCCTGAGCCTTTTCCGCGGAAGCAACTTGACGGTGCTTTCCGACCCCAACCCACGAGTAGCTACAGTGTTGGACCAGATGCGAGAACTCTACCGCTTGGTAAACCAGCACCACCGCGAGGCCGGCACGGGTCGGCCGCTCACACGTCTTCACGTCCACACACTGGCTTTCCAGGCCATCATCGTCAAACGTGGCTCCAAGTGGAAGAACACCATGTCGGCCACAGCCAAAGCATCTCTGACCGCCAACCGGCACGTCTGCGGCTCGCCGGACATCGATCTCAGTAAAGCGCGGCTGATCTTGGACGAATCGTTCTCTGTTAGCAGGCAAGAAGGAAGTCAGAGAATTCCACTTCAGGAATCCCGACCCGTTTCGTGCTGGGATGAGGACGGCTATGAGGTTTGCGTGGCTCCTGTGCTGGTGTGCACTGAGGTGTACCAGACTGCTGGAGGAGGAGACAACATCTCTGCCGCTGGGCTCGTACTGCAGATATAA